The Rhodothermia bacterium genome includes a window with the following:
- a CDS encoding response regulator, translating to MKILAVDDDAALRRLLYFFLKDRYEVVTLATAEEAIRYIRSNPLDAVIMDVSLEGEMDGDEAVLELRRTHPNLPIIALTGYVFKQHREMCSNAGYTDFVPKPFSQEQIISSLEKWLSYNSARA from the coding sequence ATGAAAATCTTGGCTGTAGATGACGATGCCGCTCTTCGTCGTTTGTTGTATTTTTTCTTAAAAGATCGGTACGAAGTCGTAACCTTAGCTACTGCCGAAGAAGCGATTAGGTACATCCGTTCTAACCCGTTGGATGCCGTAATCATGGACGTAAGTTTGGAGGGCGAAATGGATGGCGACGAAGCAGTCTTGGAACTCCGTCGTACACATCCAAACCTTCCCATTATTGCACTTACGGGCTATGTGTTTAAACAACATCGAGAAATGTGTAGCAATGCAGGCTATACCGACTTTGTGCCCAAACCTTTTTCACAGGAACAAATCATCTCCTCGCTCGAAAAGTGGTTATCTTATAATTCTGCCCGCGCTTAA
- a CDS encoding SDR family oxidoreductase, producing MSYGLLKGKKGVIFGAMIETSIAWAIAEAAHREGAQFILSNAPVTKRFGNLSKLSELTGNSPVIYADATSDEDLQALFEEAKRHFGGQIDFIVHAIGQSINIRKGLTYTELDYENLHRTLDISAISLHRVIRASLDTDTLADGASVVALSYIGAQRTFSKYSEMNDAKALLESIARTYGYNLGKRKIRVNTISQSPTKTVAGQGLKGFDAMFEFADRVSPLGNADAASCADYTVTLLSDFSRMVTMQNLFHDGGFSSTGMSDELILMLAEVLTKDEANQG from the coding sequence ATGAGTTACGGACTCTTAAAAGGAAAAAAAGGCGTCATTTTTGGCGCAATGATCGAAACGTCCATTGCTTGGGCTATCGCCGAGGCCGCGCACCGCGAAGGCGCACAATTCATTCTTTCTAATGCGCCCGTTACCAAGCGCTTTGGGAATCTGTCCAAATTATCCGAATTAACGGGCAATAGCCCCGTTATTTATGCCGACGCAACAAGTGACGAAGACCTGCAGGCACTCTTCGAGGAGGCAAAACGCCACTTTGGTGGTCAAATTGACTTTATTGTCCATGCCATTGGGCAAAGCATCAACATCCGGAAAGGTCTAACTTATACCGAGTTGGATTATGAAAACCTGCACAGAACCTTAGACATCTCTGCGATCAGCCTTCACCGGGTTATTCGGGCTTCTTTAGATACCGACACCCTGGCCGATGGCGCCTCGGTGGTGGCACTTAGCTACATCGGCGCGCAACGCACGTTCTCGAAATACTCCGAGATGAACGACGCCAAAGCCTTGTTGGAGTCTATCGCACGCACGTATGGCTATAATTTGGGCAAACGTAAAATCCGTGTAAATACGATTTCCCAAAGCCCTACTAAAACGGTTGCAGGACAAGGACTTAAAGGCTTTGATGCCATGTTCGAGTTTGCAGACCGTGTTTCGCCATTGGGCAATGCCGATGCTGCCTCTTGTGCAGATTATACCGTTACCCTGCTTTCCGATTTTTCGCGCATGGTGACCATGCAAAACCTCTTCCACGACGGTGGATTTAGTTCTACGGGCATGTCGGACGAGCTTATCCTGATGTTGGCCGAGGTTTTAACCAAAGATGAGGCCAATCAAGGCTAA